The Longimicrobium sp. genomic interval CCTCCACCGGCACCGTGGCCGAGAGCCGCACGCGGAAACTCCCGCCGTCGGGGGCGAAGAGCGCGCCCCCCTCCTCGGCCGTCACCCGGTGCGGCGCCGGCCCGTAGCCGAAGCGCGGCGCGCAGCGCATGCGGAAGCGCACCTCGCCGCGCACCGCCTTCACGCGCCGCACCACGCAGCGCACGTGCTCCGACTGGCCGATCGGCATGAAGTCGGAGATCTCGGCCACGCCCTCGGCCGAGAGGAAGCGGGTGAGCAGGACGTTGGTGTCGGGGAGGTAGAGCTGCTTGTGGCGCGCGTCGTTGAGCACAGGGGAGAGCTCGAAGACGCCGCCGCGCCCCTGATCCAGCAGCGACGCGAACACCGGCGGCGCGTCGAAGCGCGGCGCGCACATGAAGTCGAGGGAGCCGTCCTTCGCCACCAGCGCCACCGTGTGCAGGTCGCCGATGACGCCGTGGTCCTCGATCGGGGGGTAGGGCCTGGACAAGAGTGCGTGAGTGCGTGAGTGCGTGAGTGCGTTCGGACGCGTCACATCATCCGTCGGCCGGGGCCGCGCGGCAAGATCGCGAACCGCGAACCGCTGGCTCGGGCGTGTCCCTCCGCTGCGCTCCGGGCCGGGCTGCGCGCGCCGTAGGCCTGCAAACAACGCAGGCCGACGGCGCCGGGCCGCCGCCGCCACGATACCCCTGTGGCGGCGCCGTCCCGGCCCTCCGGGCGCGCATCCCTCACGCGAGGTTTCGTTGCGCGAAGCGCCCTGGGGCCGTAGGGGCGAGCATGCGAGTCCGAGCACAGGCGGCATCGGCGCAAGAGGCCGCCTACCGCGCATGTACTGGCATCCGCCGGTCGAGGCATGCTCGCCCCTACGAGGATCTTCGCACCGAGCCCCGTCAAGTCCACCCTCTCCCGAAGTTGGGAGAGGGTTGCCGCTCTAAGGCGGCGGGTGAGGGCCCCGCGCGGTCACGCCGCCAGCGCGCGCCGCGCCTCCGCCGCGCGCACGCGGCGCTCCGAGGCGCGCAGCCACTGCAGCAGCAGCCACACGGCCGCCGCCAGGTACGGCACCCCGCCGGGGATCCACATCACCAGCCCCGCGAGCTGCTGGTCCGCGGCCGGCGTGAGCCCCCACGCCGCCGCCGACTGCAGGTGCGCCGCGTACCACGGCGCCTCGCTGAAGGCCAGCAGCGCGCCCAGGGCCCCGCTCGCCATCGCCATCGCGAACGCGTAGAGCACCGCCGCCCCGGGAGAGCGGCGCAGGCGGCCGGCCGGGTGCAGCGCCACCCACCAGAAGAGCGCCGCCGTCCCCAGGAAGCTCGCGTGCTCCAGCGCGTGCACCCCCTCGTGCGCCAGCGCCGCGTCGTACGCGCCCGGCAGGTGCCACGCCCACAGCGCCCCCGCGTGCAGCGCGAACGCGGCGAGCGGGTGCGCGAGCCCCCGGAAGAGCGCGCGCAGCCCCAGCGCGTGCCACCACCGGGCGGCCGCGGCCCGCCCCCGCCGCGGCAGCCCCCAGGCGAGCCCCACCTGCGGCGCCCCCAGCACCAGCAGCGGCGCCGCCACCGCCATCAGCAGCAGGTGCTGCAGCATGTGCGCGGTGAAGAGCGCCCCCCCGGCCGCGTCCAGCGGCGACACCAGCGCCACCAGCAGCGCCGCGATCCCGCCCCCGAAGGCGAGCGCCTGCGCCCTCGCCACGCCGCGGCCCGCCCCCGCCCGCCTCCACACCGCCTCCACCCCGCGCGAGTAGATCCACGCGGCCACGAAGAGCGAGATCAGCACCCCCGGCTCCCACGACCACGCCCCCCACAGGTCGTGCGGCGCCACCGGCCGCCCCGGGTGCGCCGCCAGCGGCCCGGGCACGCCCGCGGCCAGCGCCGCCGGCAGGAGCGCCCGGCCTCGACGCAGAGTCGACCGAACCTCGTGGAATCTCACGACTTACGCACCGGGTGAGCGGGGCCCGCATCTTGCCCGCGCCCGGAGAGGCAAGCCGCATTCCGCACCCTCGCTCCGCACTTCGCGACCCCCTCGATTCCCCCGTCCGCTCTGTCCAGAGTTCGTCCAGGGTTGGAACGCATGTTGCAACCGCCTTCCGCCCCACGTTTTCCGGCCGAAGGAGCCGGGGGACCGGTCACCCACCAACCTGGGAGGTGCGGGATGCGCGACAGGGACGAGCTCGACCGGGAGCGGCCGCTGGAGGCGAACGGGCTGCGCGGCGAGGAGGAGCGGAAGCTGACGCTCTCGGAAGAGGAGCTGGAGCTGCGGAAGCGGCAGGTGTCGGCGGGCGAGGTGGGGGTCGAGAAGCGGGTGGAGACCGAGCACGTGCGCGAGAGCGTCCCCACCCTGCGCGAGGAGGTCACCGTCGAGCGGCGGCCGATCACCGACCCCATGCAGGCGCGGGGGGAGATCACCGAGGACGAGATCCGCGTCCCGCTCCACGCCGAAGAGGTGGTGGCCGAGAAGCGCGTGGTCCCCAAGGAGGAGCTGGTGGTGCGCAAGCACGCCGTCCAGGAGGAGCGCGTGGTGGAGGCCGACCTGCGCCGCGAGCACGCCGAGGTGGAGCGCATGGGCGACGTCGACCTCCGGGACGACGCCGGCCTCCGGGGCGACGGGCTCGACCGCGACCGCTGACGGTATCGGGCAGGATGACGGAAAAAGCGAGGGGCCGGGTGAGATCACCCGGCCCCTCGCTCTTTCCATCCGCCGCCGACGATGCGGCTCAGTACTCGATGCGGCGGCTCTTGTCGACGTTGTTGCCGATCACGGCGCCCGCCACGCCGCCCACCACGCCGCCGATCACGGCGCCGCGCACGCGGTGACGGCTCCCGCCGGCCACCGCGCCGGCCACCGCGCCCACGCCCGCGCCGATCGCCGCGTCACGCACGGTGTGCTTCTGCTCCACCACCCGCGGCTGCCGGACCGGCGCCGAGGCGTAGGTCCCGCTCGAGCTCGAGCGGCGGCCCACCGAGGACGACGAGCGGCGGCTCGAGGAGCGGCGGGGCCGCGAGACCGGCCTCTCCTCCTCTTCCGCCGGCGCCGCCTCTTCCTTCACCGGCGCCGGCGCGTGCGCGGCCAGTGCGGAAAGCTCCAGCGGCGAGGCCACCGGCTGCACCGGGGCGGCGGGCTGCGCCGCCAGGCTGTCCAGCCAGGCCAGGTCGCGCTCCAGGGTCGGCTGCTCGTCACGCCCGCAGGCCGCGATGACCATCAGGGGGGACATCACCAGGGCGATTTTCAGGACACGCATGCGTCTACTCCTCCGTCTCGACTCTTCGATGGTGGTGGCGGCCGGGCGTGAAAACCCGCTTCACCATTGGACTTTCCGTCCGCCGTCGCCGCCCGTGGGCTCCGATGTCTCGCCGGGTATCTTGCAGACCCCGGGCCACGCGTCACGCTGCTACCGCTTCATCATGCATCTGCTACGGATATACGTCGCAGACCTCCCTACGATTGAGTCTTAAATATACCTCACGCAACGACTTAGGTCAACTCCACCACCGGGTGGGCACGTCGGCGGCGGCCCGGGAACGAGGCGGTCCGGGCCGTCCCGCGCCCGCGGCCGCGCTTGCCTCGCGGGCGGTCGCGCCGCTATCAACTTCCCGTTCCCCGCGCGGGCACTGAAGGCAGGACGACGCGACCGGAGAAGCGCACCCGATGACCCTGTTTGAGGTCCTGGCGGTCCTGATCACGCTCACGGCCCTGATCGGGTTCGTCAACGAGCGCTACATCGGCCTGCCGCCCACCATCGGCGTGCTACTGGGCGGGCTGCTGGTGTCGCTGGCGCTGGTGGCGCTGGACGAGCTGGGGCTCACGGGGCAGGGCTTCGCGGCCGGGCTGCTGGCCCAGATCGACTTCGACGCGCTGCTCATGCAGGGGCTGCTGAGCTTCCTGCTCTTCGCCGGGGCGCTGCACATCAACCTGGGCGAGCTGCTGGAGCAGAAGTGGACCATCCTGCTCCTGGCCACCTTCGGCACCCTCCTCTCCACCCTGCTGATCGGCGGGGCGATGTACGGCGTGCTCGCCGCGCTGGGGCTGCCGATCCCGCTGGCCTGGGCGCTCCTTTTCGGCGCGCTGATCTCGCCGACCGACCCGATCGCGGTGCTGGGGATCCTCAAGCGCATGAACGCGCCCAGGCGGCTGGAGGTGCTCATCGGCGGCGAGAGCCTCTTCAACGACGGGGTGGGCGTGGTGGTGTTCACCATGATCGCGGGGCTGGCGCTGGGCGAGGGGCACGCGGAGCCGACCGCGGCGGGCGCGGCGGGGCTCTTCCTGCGCGAGGCGGTGGGCGGCGTGGCGTACGGGCTGCTGCTGGGGTGGGCCGCCTTCCACCTGCTGCGCCGGATCGACAACTACACGGTGGAGATCCTGATCACCCTGGCGGTGGTGACGGGCGGCTACGCGCTGGCGGGGCGGCTGCACACCTCGGGGCCGATCGCCGTGGTGGTGGCGGGGATCCTGGTGGGCAACCCCGGGCGCCGCTTCGCCATGTCGGAGGTGACGCGCGGCCACCTCGACACCTTCTGGCTGGTGGTCGACGAGGCGCTGAACGCCGTGCTCTTCGTGCTGATCGGGCTGGAAGTGCTGGTGCTGCGGCTCACGGGGCCGTTCCTGGCCGCGGGGCTCGCGGCGATCCCCGTGGTGCTGGCGGCGCGCGCGGTGAGCGTGGGCGCCCCGATCGCGGCGCTGCGCCTGCGCGTGCCCTTCCTCCCCTACACGGTGCGCACCATGACGTGGGGCGGCCTGCGCGGGGGGATCGCCGTCGCGCTGGCGCTGTCGCTGCCGGCCTCCCACGCGCGCGACCTGGTCGTGGTGATGACGTACGCGGTGGTGGTCTTCTCGATCCTGGTGCAGGGCCTGACCGTGGCCCCGCTGGCCCGCCGCGCCACCGCCCGCGGCGTGGAGGCGCCCCTGGCGCTGGACTCCTCGGGCGTCCCCGTCGACGCCCTGGTCCCCGCGCCGGCGGCGGAGCCGGACGCGGACGAGCCGGCGGCCGAAGGCGCTCCCCTGGTGGCCGACGCACCCGCCGGGAGCGCCGATCTTCGGCCGTCGTGAAGGCGCGAACGACAGCCGGTTCCCACGCGGTCAGCCATGGGGCGGCCGCAGGGATGTGGCATACGTGGAGCAATACGAGTATTCTCCTCCGCGTGTCACGGGTCGCCGGGGCGGCGCCTCGGCTCACCCGCTCGCTCCAACCCTGCCGGCCTCACAGGCATCCTAGCAGGCGCCGGCGCAGATCCGCCCGTCGTCGTCTCCATTCGAGAGCGACGGCTCCTTCCACTCTCCCTCAACCGAATCGGGGCATGCGACTCTCACCCTCCGTATCCACCCTCGCGGCGGCCCTCGCGCTCCTCCTGCTGCCCGCGGCGCTGGCCGCGCAGGCGACCCCGTCCACGCCGAACGCTTCACGGCCGGTCGGGTGCCGCGGCACCAGCTCTCAGACGTCCGCGCTCACGATGCAGGGCGTGAACGGACAGCCGATCGTGTTCCCGGACTATCCCTTGATCGTGGACGTCCAGCCGGGCTCGCCGGCGGAGCGGGCCGGCATCAGGCCCGGCGACATGATCGTCGTCCAGGACGGCCGGGATCTCATCGGCAACCCACCGACGCAGCCCCCCCTGGCGGGAGATACGGTTCGCTACCTGGTGCGACGGAACGACACCGAGATCCCGATCACCGTCGTCCTCGGCCGCTGGGACCCGCCGGAGGAGGCGCCCGGGGTGACGCGCATCTGCCGGCCCGTGGGGACCGGCTCCGGGGGAGACTGAGCTCGGCGTCGTTCCGGTTCCGAACTGATTCGAATCACACAGAGAAACAGAGGAACAGAGAACCGAATCCTCTGTTTCTCTGTTTCTCTGTGTGAGACTACCCGAGCCTGGTTCCGAACGATACGAGGAGAAGACAGGCCCGGTCCTCGCATGGAAACGGCCGACGCGCCGCATCCGGTGGGAGCGCGTCGAGGATCGGGGACGAGGGGAGGAGATGCTGG includes:
- a CDS encoding cytochrome c oxidase assembly protein, whose translation is MRFHEVRSTLRRGRALLPAALAAGVPGPLAAHPGRPVAPHDLWGAWSWEPGVLISLFVAAWIYSRGVEAVWRRAGAGRGVARAQALAFGGGIAALLVALVSPLDAAGGALFTAHMLQHLLLMAVAAPLLVLGAPQVGLAWGLPRRGRAAAARWWHALGLRALFRGLAHPLAAFALHAGALWAWHLPGAYDAALAHEGVHALEHASFLGTAALFWWVALHPAGRLRRSPGAAVLYAFAMAMASGALGALLAFSEAPWYAAHLQSAAAWGLTPAADQQLAGLVMWIPGGVPYLAAAVWLLLQWLRASERRVRAAEARRALAA
- a CDS encoding YsnF/AvaK domain-containing protein, with the protein product MRDRDELDRERPLEANGLRGEEERKLTLSEEELELRKRQVSAGEVGVEKRVETEHVRESVPTLREEVTVERRPITDPMQARGEITEDEIRVPLHAEEVVAEKRVVPKEELVVRKHAVQEERVVEADLRREHAEVERMGDVDLRDDAGLRGDGLDRDR
- a CDS encoding glycine zipper domain-containing protein, with the protein product MRVLKIALVMSPLMVIAACGRDEQPTLERDLAWLDSLAAQPAAPVQPVASPLELSALAAHAPAPVKEEAAPAEEEERPVSRPRRSSSRRSSSSVGRRSSSSGTYASAPVRQPRVVEQKHTVRDAAIGAGVGAVAGAVAGGSRHRVRGAVIGGVVGGVAGAVIGNNVDKSRRIEY
- a CDS encoding sodium:proton antiporter produces the protein MTLFEVLAVLITLTALIGFVNERYIGLPPTIGVLLGGLLVSLALVALDELGLTGQGFAAGLLAQIDFDALLMQGLLSFLLFAGALHINLGELLEQKWTILLLATFGTLLSTLLIGGAMYGVLAALGLPIPLAWALLFGALISPTDPIAVLGILKRMNAPRRLEVLIGGESLFNDGVGVVVFTMIAGLALGEGHAEPTAAGAAGLFLREAVGGVAYGLLLGWAAFHLLRRIDNYTVEILITLAVVTGGYALAGRLHTSGPIAVVVAGILVGNPGRRFAMSEVTRGHLDTFWLVVDEALNAVLFVLIGLEVLVLRLTGPFLAAGLAAIPVVLAARAVSVGAPIAALRLRVPFLPYTVRTMTWGGLRGGIAVALALSLPASHARDLVVVMTYAVVVFSILVQGLTVAPLARRATARGVEAPLALDSSGVPVDALVPAPAAEPDADEPAAEGAPLVADAPAGSADLRPS
- a CDS encoding PDZ domain-containing protein codes for the protein MRLSPSVSTLAAALALLLLPAALAAQATPSTPNASRPVGCRGTSSQTSALTMQGVNGQPIVFPDYPLIVDVQPGSPAERAGIRPGDMIVVQDGRDLIGNPPTQPPLAGDTVRYLVRRNDTEIPITVVLGRWDPPEEAPGVTRICRPVGTGSGGD